One Buteo buteo chromosome 5, bButBut1.hap1.1, whole genome shotgun sequence DNA window includes the following coding sequences:
- the CHD5 gene encoding chromodomain-helicase-DNA-binding protein 5 isoform X2: MRGPAGAGRELPDDAENEEDVSEEDDGVLEGLDEFFAEEQVAVQKKKKSKKLKDGKAAKIKRRKKEGSNDEMSDNDEGIEEKSESEGSDYSPNKKKKKKLKDKKEKKPKRKKKDEEEDDNEDGVLKEPKSSAQLMEEWGLDDVDYIFSEEDYHTLTNYKAFSQFLRPLIAKKNPKIPMSKMMTVLGAKWREFSANNPFKGSSAAAAAAAVAAAVETVTVAPPLAASPQQSALPTVIRKAKTKEGKGPGVRKKIKGSKDGKKKGKGKKMAGLKFRFGGIPSKRKKGSSSEEEEREESDFDSASINSSSVRSECSAGLGKRGKRRRKKKRIEEGDGYETDHQDYCEVCQQGGEIILCDTCPRAYHLVCLDPELEKAPEGKWSCPHCEKEGIQWEPKEEEEEEEEGGEEEEDDHMEFCRVCKDGGELLCCDTCPSSYHLHCLNPPLPEIPNGEWLCPRCTCPPLKGKVQRILHWAWKEPPATPLPPVLPTPDAELALPAPKVLEGIPEREFFVKWAGLSYWHCSWVKELQLELYHTVMYRNYQRKNDMDEPPAFDYGSGDEDSQREKRKNKDPQYAKMEERFYRYGIKPEWMMIHRILNHSFDKKGDIHYLIKWKDLPYDQCTWEIDEIDIPYYENLKLLYWNHRELMLGEDTRPLKKLNKKGKKLKEEKLEKPPETPLVDPTVKFDKQPWYIDATGGTLHPYQLEGLNWLRFSWAQGTDTILADEMGLGKTVQTIVFLYSLYKEGHSKGPYLVSAPLSTIINWEREFEMWAPDFYVVTYTGDKESRSVIRENEFSFEDNAIRSGKKVFRMKKEAQIKFHVLLTSYELITIDQAVLGSIEWACLVVDEAHRLKNNQSKFFRVLNSYKIDYKLLLTGTPLQNNLEELFHLLNFLTPERFNNLEGFLEEFADISKEDQIKKLHDLLGPHMLRRLKADVFKNMPAKTELIVRVELSQMQKKYYKFILTRNFEALNSKGGGNQVSLLNIMMDLKKCCNHPYLFPVAAVEAPVLPNGSYDGNSLVKSSGKLMLLQKMLKKLRDGGHRVLIFSQMTKMLDLLEDFLEYEGYKYERIDGGITGGLRQEAIDRFNAPGAQQFCFLLSTRAGGLGINLATADTVIIYDSDWNPHNDIQAFSRAHRIGQNKKVMIYRFVTRASVEERITQVAKRKMMLTHLVVRPGLGSKSGSMTKQELDDILKFGTEELFKDDVEGMVSQGQRITMPDAVTPFSDTLSTKGGAVTPGMKKKHGGTPPGDNKDVDDSSVIHYDDAAISKLLDRNQDATDDTELQNMNEYLSSFKVAQYVVREEDGVEEVEREIIKQEENVDPDYWEKLLRHHYEQQQEDLARNLGKGKRIRKQVNYNDASQEDQEWQDELSDNQSEYSIGSEDEDEDFEERPEGQSGRRQSRRQLKSDRDKPLPPLLARVGGNIEVLGFNARQRKAFLNAIMRWGMPPQDAFNSHWLVRDLRGKSEKEFRAYVSLFMRHLCEPGADGAETFADGVPREGLSRQHVLTRIGVMSLVRKKVQEFEHVNGKYSTPDLILEGPESKKSSEIVSSGPNTPIPASPAHMHTGSVALADKIETQLGFQEEKEQVEQKSRKVSDSQVPVSAEKAESEEHTESCDSKEKPRVEKQEESEKTEPSPEPLVKDEGIQEKEKPLEKPELNSSPGKGEDKEVKPEDAKAEEKEQSEAQQNGDREEEEDGKKDDRNMNFRFMFNIADGGFTELHTLWQNEERAAISSGKIYDIWHRRHDYWLLAGIVTHGYARWQDIQNDPRYVILNEPFKSEIHKGNYLEMKNKFLARRFKLLEQALVIEEQLRRAAYLNMTQDPSHPAMALNARLAEVECLAESHQHLSKESLAGNKPANAVLHKVLNQLEELLSDMKADVTRLPSMLSRIPPVAARLQMSERSILSRLATRGGDPAVQQGSFGSSQIYNNNFGPNFRGPGPGGIVNYSQMPLGPYVTDI; encoded by the exons atgcgggggccggcgggggccggccGGGAGCTGCCGGACGACGCGGAGAACGAGGAGGACGTCTCGG AAGAAGATGATGGGGTGCTGGAAGGACTCGATGAGTTTTTCGCAGAAGAGCAAGTcgctgtgcagaaaaaaaagaaatccaagaaGCTGAAAGATGGCAAAGCTGCCAAAatcaagaggaggaagaaggag GGGAGCAATGATGAAATGTCAGACAATGATGAGGGGATCGAGGAGAAGTCTGAGAGTGAAGGGAGTGACTATTCCCCcaacaaaaagaagaagaaaaaactgaaggacaagaaggagaaaaagccaAAACGGAAGaagaaggatgaagaggaggatgaCAACGAGGATGGAGTTCTAAAG GAGCCCAAGAGCTCAGCCCAGCTGATGGAAGAATGGGGCCTCGATGACGTAGATTACATCTTCTCAGAAGAAGATTATCATACTCTGACTAATTACAAGGCTTTCAGCCAGTTCCTCAG GCCTCTGATCGCCAAGAAGAACCCCAAGATCCCCATGTCCAAGATGATGACCGTGCTTGGTGCCAAGTGGCGAGAGTTCAGTGCCAACAACCCATTCAagggcagctcagcagcagcggcagcagcggctgttgctgcagctgtggagaCGGTCACCGTCGCTCCACCGCTTGCCGCCAGCCCACAGCAGTCTGCCTTGCCCACTGTCATCAGGAAGGCTAAGACCAAGGAGGGCAAGG GTCCAGGAGTGCGGAAGAAAATCAAGGGCTCCAAAGAcgggaagaaaaaagggaaggggaaaaagatgGCAGGCTTGAAATTCCGGTTTGGAGGAATCcccagcaaaaggaaaaagggctCCTCT agcGAAGAGGAGGAACGGGAGGAATCCGACTTTGACAGTGCCAGCATCAACAGCTCCTCAGTGCGCTCCGAGTGCTCAGCTggcctggggaagagagggaagaggaggagaaagaaaaagagga TCGAAGAAGGGGATGGGTACGAGACAGACCACCAGGACTACTGCGAGGTGtgccagcagggaggagagatCATCCTGTGTGACACCTGTCCTCGCGCCTACCACCTCGTCTGCCTGGACCCTGAGCTGGAGAAGGCCCCCGAGGGCAAGTGGAGCTGCCCCCACTGC gagaAGGAGGGCATCCAGTGGGAGCcgaaagaggaggaggaggaggaagaggaaggtggcGAGGAGGAAGAGGACGACCATATGGAGTTCTGCCGGGTCTGTAAGGATGgaggggagctgctgtgctgcgACACGTGCCCATCCTCCTACCACCTCCACTGCCTGAACCCGCCGCTGCCAGAAATACCAAACGGTGAATGGCTCTGCCCTCGCTGTACA TGCCCTCCCTTGAAGGGCAAAGTCCAACGCATCCTGCACTGGGCCTGGAAGGAGCCACCGGCCACCCCGCTCCCACCTGTGCTGCCCACCCCGGACGCGGAGCTGGCCCTCCCCGCGCCAAAGGTGCTGGAGGGGATCCCAGAGCGCGAGTTTTTTGTGAAGTGGGCAGGCCTCTCCTACTGGCACTGCTCCTGGGTCAAGGAGCTGCAG ctggagctctACCACACCGTGATGTACCGCAACTACCAACGGAAGAACGACATGGATGAGCCACCGGCCTTTGACTACGGCTCTGGGGACGAGGACAGCCAGAGGGAGAAGCGGAAGAACAAAGACCCGCAGTACGCCAAGATGGAGGAGCGGTTCTACCGTTACGGCATCAAGCCTGAGTGGATGATGATCCACCGCATCCTGAACCACAG CTTTGATAAAAAGGGAGACATCCATTACCTGATCAAGTGGAAAGACCTGCCCTATGACCAGTGCACCTGGGAGATCGACGAGATAGACATCCCGTACTATGAAAACCTCAAACTCCTCTACTGGAACCACAG GGAGCTGATGCTGGGGGAGGACACGCGCCCTCTGAAGAAGCtgaacaagaaaggaaaaaagctgaaagaggagaagctggaaaagccTCCAGAAACGCCTCTCGTGGAT CCTACGGTGAAGTTTGACAAGCAGCCGTGGTACATCGATGCCACGGGAGGCACGCTCCATCCTTACCAGCTCGAAGGGCTAAACTGGCTGAGATTTTCCTGGGCCCAAGGAACGGATACTATCCTGGCTGATGAGATGGGACTGGGGAAGACTGTGCAGACTATTGTGTTCTTGTATTCCCTGTACAAGGAG GGCCACTCGAAAGGGCCGTATCTGGTCAGCGCCCCTCTCTCCACCATCATCAACTGGGAGCGCGAGTTTGAGATGTGGGCACCCGACTTCTACGTCGTGACCTACACGGGCGACAAAGAAAGCCGGTCGGTCATCCgggaaaatgaattttcttttgaagacaaCGCCATCCGGAGTGGAAAGAAGGTCTTCCGGATGAAG AAGGAAGCGCAGATCAAATTCCATGTCCTGCTCACCTCCTACGAGCTGATCACTATTGACCAGGCGGTGCTGGGCTCCATCGAGTGGGCCTGTCTGGTGGTGGATGAAGCGCACAGGCTGAAGAACAACCAGTCCAAA ttcttTAGAGTATTAAATAGCTACAAGATCGATTACAAGCTGCTGCTCACCGGCACTCCACTCCAGAACAACTTGGAAGAGCTCTTCCACCTGCTCAATTTCCTGACTCCTGAGAGGTTTAA TAACCTGGAGGGATTCCTGGAGGAGTTTGCAGACATCTCCAAGGAGGACCAGATCAAAAAGCTCCATGATCTGCTGGGTCCCCACATGCTGCGGCGGCTCAAGGCAGATGTGTTCAAGAACATGCCGGCCAAGACAGAGCTGATCGTGAGAGTGGAGCTGAGCCAGATGCAGAA GAAGTACTACAAGTTCATACTGACGAGGAATTTCGAAGCCCTGAATTCGAAAGGTGGTGGGAACCAGGTCTCGCTGCTCAACATCATGATGGACCTGAAGAAGTGCTGTAATCACCCGTACCTCTTCCCTGTGGCAGCAGTG GAGGCCCCGGTTCTGCCCAATGGATCCTACGATGGGAATTCTTTGGTCAAATCTTCTGGGAAACTGATGCTGCTCCAAAAGATGCTGAAGAAGTTACGGGATGGGGGTCACAGAGTTCTCATCTTCTCCCAG ATGACGAAGATGCTGGACTTGCTGGAGGACTTCCTGGAGTACGAAGGCTACAAGTACGAGCGGATAGATGGGGGCATCACCGGCGGCCTGCGCCAGGAGGCCATAGACAGGTTTAACG CTCCTGGTGCTCAGcagttctgctttctcctctctacCCGCGCTGGCGGTCTGGGCATAAACCTTGCTACGGCCGACACAGTCATTATTTATGATTCTGACTGGAATCCCCACAATGACATCCAG GCTTTCAGCAGAGCTCACCGCATCGGCCAGAACAAGAAGGTGATGATCTACCGCTTTGTGACTAGAGCCTCTGTTGAAGAGCGCATCACCCAGGTGGCCAAAAGGAAGATGATGCTCACCCACCTCGTGGTCCGCCCGGGGCTCGGCTCCAAGTCAGGCTCCATGACCAAGCAAGAGCTGGATGACATCCTCAAGTTTGGGACAGAAGAGCTCTTCAAGGATGATGTGGAAG GCATGGTGTCTCAGGGACAGCGGATCACCATGCCGGATGCTGTCACCCCTTTCTCTGACACGCTGTCAACCAAAGGGGGTGCAGTGACTCCtggcatgaaaaaaaagcaCGGTGGCACCCCACCAG GTGACAATAAGGATGTGGATGACAGCAGCGTGATCCACTATGATGACGCTGCCATCTCTAAGCTTCTGGACCGAAACCAGGATGCAACTGATGACACGGAGCTCCAGAACATGAACGAGTATCTCAGCTCCTTTAAAGTGGCCCAGTATGTTGTGAGAGAAGAGGATGGTGTG gaggaggtggaacGTGAGATCATCAAGCAAGAGGAGAACGTGGACCCTGACtactgggagaagctgctgcgGCACCACtatgagcagcagcaggaagatcTGGCCAGGAActtggggaaagggaagagaatcCGCAAGCAGGTCAACTACAATGACGCCTCGCAGGAGGACCAAG AGTGGCAGGATGAGCTCTCTGACAACCAGTCGGAGTACTCCATTGGCTctgaggatgaggatgaagaCTTTGAAGAGAGGCCAGAAGGTCAGA GTGGCAGAAGACAATCCCGGAGGCAGCTGAAGAGTGACCGGGATAAGCCTCTCCCTCCTTTGCTGGCAAGAGTTGGGGGAAATATCGAG gtTCTCGGCTTCAACGCCCGCCAGCGCAAGGCTTTCCTGAATGCCATCATGCGCTGGGGCATGCCGCCCCAGGATGCCTTCAACTCTCACTGGCTGGTCCGGGATCTGCGAGGGAAGAGCGAGAAGGAGTTCAG GGCGTATGTCTCTCTCTTCATGAGACATTTGTGCGAACCTGGGGCAGACGGTGCTGAAACCTTTGCGGATGGCGTTCCCCGGGAAGGGCTGTCGCGCCAGCACGTACTGACTCGGATAGGAGTCATGTCACTAGTAAGGAAGAAG GTCCAGGAGTTTGAGCATGTCAATGGGAAGTACAGCACTCCAGATCTGATCCTCGAGGGCCCAGAGAGCAAGAAGTCCAGCGAGATTGTGTCCTCGGGTCCCAACACCCCCATCCCGGCCAGCCCAGCACATATGCACACGGGATCTGTGGCCCTTGCAG ACAAAATAGAAACCCAACTCGGGttccaggaggaaaaggagcaaGTGGAGCAGAAGTCCAGGAAAGTGTCCGACAGCCAG GTGCCTGTGAGCGCCGAGAAGGCAGAAAGCGAAGAGCACACAGAAAGCTGCGATAGCAAGGAGAAGCCGAGGGTGGAGAAGCAAGAGGAGAGTGAAAAGACTGAGCCTTCTCCTGAGCCCCTGGTGAAAG ATGAGGGCATTCAAGAGAAGGAGAAGCCTTTGGAGAAGCCGGAGTTGAACAGCAGCCCAGGGAAAGGGGAGGACAAAGAAGTCAAACCAG AGGACGCCAAGGCGGAGGAGAAGGAGCAAAGCGAGGCTCAGCAAAACGgtgacagagaggaagaggaggatggaaAGAAGGATGACAGAAACATGAACTTCCGATTCATGTTCAACATCGCTGACGGCGGCTTTACAG AGCTGCACACACTGTGGCAGAACGAGGAGAGGGCTGCCATCTCCTCTGGCAAGATCTACGACATCTGGCACCGCCGACATGACTACTGGCTGTTGGCAGGAATTGTCAC TCATGGCTATGCCCGCTGGCAGGACATCCAGAACGACCCACGCTACGTGATCCTGAATGAGCCGTTCAAGTCGGAGATACATAAGGGGAACTACCTCGAGATGAAGAACAAGTTCCTTGCCCGGCGGTTCAAG TTGCTGGAGCAGGCCCTGGTGATCGAGGAGCAGCTGCGGAGGGCTGCGTACCTCAACATGACCCAAGACCCCAGTCACCCGGCCATGGCATTGAACGCCCGTCTGGCTGAAGTGGAGTGCCTTGCCGAGAGCCACCAGCATCTCTCCAAAGAGTCCCTGGCTGGGAACAAGCCCGCGAATGCCGTCCTGCACAAGG TGCTGAACCAGCTCGAGGAGCTGCTGAGTGACATGAAGGCCGACGTGACGCGCCTGCCGTCCATGCTGTCCCGCATCCCGCCTGTGGCCGCCCGGCTGCAGATGTCTGAGCGGAGCATCCTCAGCCGCCTGGCCACCCGTGGGGGGGACCCTGCCGTCCAGCAG GGCTCCTTCGGCTCCTCCCAGATCTACAACAACAACTTTGGGCCAAATTTCCGAGGTCCTGGGCCGGGCGGGATTGTCAATTACAGCCAGATGCCTCTGGGACCGTACGTGACCG ATATTTAG